The DNA segment GAAATCCAGCCCGACCAAAGTTGGGACCGGCAGAATAGCGCCCGGCAGAATATGACGCAGCACGACCGTGCGCCGCGGGATGCCGCGGGCAAGCGCCGCCTCGACATAGGGCTCGCGGTGCTCGCGCACAATTTCCGAACGCACCACGCGGGTATGCCAGGCCGCATTGAGCAAACCCAATGTAAGCGAAGGCAAAATCAGATAGCTCAAGCCGCCGTACCCACCCAAGGGCAACCAGCCGAGCTTGAAACCAAACACATACAGAAACAGCAGACCGGTAACGAATTGCGGAGCTGCGACGGTCACATAGGAGAAGCCCATGGCCAGCTTGTCTGGCCAGCGACCGCGCCATAACCCACCGACGACACCTAGCGACACCCCGAGCAACACCTCCCAAAAAATCGCGCCGGTCACCAGCTCCAAGGTGGCAGGCACGCGCGAGAACAACTCGTGGGCAACGCTGGTGCGCTCCACGTAAGACCAGCCGAGATTGCCCTGCAACAAATGCCACATATAAATCCCGTAACGCATCCACAGCGGTTGATCGAGACCGAGCTGGGCATTGATTCGCACCAAGGTATCCGGGTTTGCGGCACGGCCAGCGATGAGGCTGGCCGGATCACTGGGTATGACGTATAGCAACAGAAACGTGATGATCGACACACCGATCAACACGATCACGCCCTGCCCCAGGCGTCGCAGCAAAAAACTCAGAAAATGTCCGTTCACAAGGCAGCTCCGCGCATGCGTGTCAGATACGATGCAACAATCGGCTTCGACTCAACCACCATGTTCGATTTCCCCCAATCGGGCCTGTTGATTATTTTCGATAGCCGCTCCATCCGCCCGCGCGCCACGCACTTCCATATTTTCCATACGCTCGTGCAGATACTCGCCGACGATATTAAAGGCCAGCGATAGCGCGAGAATGAAGGCGCCGGGAATAAGCACTGTCCACGGCGCTACCGTGAAGTAATTCTGGTTGTCGTGAATGATATTGCCCCAGCTTGGCGTCGGCGGCTGCACGCCGACGCCAAGGAAGGACAATGCCGCCGACATTTGCACGGTGGTAGCGATACCCAAGGT comes from the Acidihalobacter yilgarnensis genome and includes:
- a CDS encoding ABC transporter permease, translated to MNGHFLSFLLRRLGQGVIVLIGVSIITFLLLYVIPSDPASLIAGRAANPDTLVRINAQLGLDQPLWMRYGIYMWHLLQGNLGWSYVERTSVAHELFSRVPATLELVTGAIFWEVLLGVSLGVVGGLWRGRWPDKLAMGFSYVTVAAPQFVTGLLFLYVFGFKLGWLPLGGYGGLSYLILPSLTLGLLNAAWHTRVVRSEIVREHREPYVEAALARGIPRRTVVLRHILPGAILPVPTLVGLDFGFLMGGAVIIDQVFGWPGVGQYMWQGIQNTDVPVIMGVTLFAACFVVVANIVADIVSYLIDPRIRVS